From Rubrivirga sp. SAORIC476, a single genomic window includes:
- a CDS encoding sulfatase-like hydrolase/transferase, which yields MSVRQVFALCAVVCALLAPAVAQPNVVLIVADDMGFGDVGYNGSEIATPHLDQLAAEGVVLDRFYTSPLCSPSRAGLLTGRYPIRMGINEPVTRADTVGLPQAETTLAEALKASGYETSMVGKWHLGDDCPYHPGLHGFDAFLGMLGGGANYYNRLTIVGPDWWRGVAPVDTGGYTTDLIADEAVEVLSVPRLKPLFLYLPFTAPHTPLQAPEEDIALYASLPEPRRTYAAMVTNLDRSIGRIMETIRASSSERETVVWFLSDNGGAAELGGDNGPLRGKKGQSWEGGIRVPSVVWAPQRFEPRVIDHPVWYLDVFPTVMGLVPGASPPLLPLDGANQGPQLAGERPTDTLLERLLYSYRRTGSDGSWLGVQNATWKYTSRRTSENVAQGFFRIDLDPSEQSDSLSTYRPMAQAFQEAGLAFADLTLPGASSDITLETEQPADLSDCPGILSVPSPPGASDLGLRVGPNPFSTSATIEVTSKETRFVIVELMDVVGRRVRTLYEGAVTANVPRGVALRRGGLPSGTYFVRVTGGGGSALAQVTLAR from the coding sequence ATGTCCGTGCGTCAGGTTTTCGCCCTCTGCGCCGTGGTGTGCGCGCTCCTCGCGCCGGCCGTCGCCCAGCCCAACGTGGTCCTCATCGTGGCCGATGACATGGGTTTCGGGGATGTGGGCTACAACGGCTCCGAGATCGCCACGCCCCACCTCGACCAACTCGCGGCCGAGGGCGTCGTGCTGGACCGCTTCTACACGTCGCCGCTGTGCTCGCCGTCGCGCGCGGGCCTGCTGACGGGCCGCTACCCGATCCGGATGGGCATCAACGAGCCCGTCACGCGCGCCGACACGGTCGGTCTGCCGCAGGCCGAGACGACGCTCGCGGAGGCGCTCAAGGCCTCCGGCTACGAGACCTCGATGGTGGGCAAGTGGCACCTCGGCGACGATTGCCCCTACCACCCCGGCCTCCACGGCTTCGACGCCTTCCTCGGCATGCTCGGCGGCGGGGCCAACTACTACAACCGGCTCACGATCGTCGGCCCGGACTGGTGGCGAGGCGTGGCGCCCGTGGACACGGGCGGCTACACCACCGACCTGATCGCCGACGAGGCCGTGGAGGTGCTCTCGGTCCCCAGGCTGAAACCGCTCTTCCTGTACCTGCCCTTCACGGCGCCCCACACGCCGCTGCAGGCCCCCGAGGAGGACATCGCGCTGTACGCGTCGCTGCCCGAGCCGCGCCGCACGTACGCGGCGATGGTCACCAACCTCGACCGGTCCATCGGGCGGATCATGGAGACCATCCGGGCGTCGAGTTCCGAGCGCGAGACGGTCGTGTGGTTCCTCTCCGACAACGGCGGGGCCGCCGAGCTGGGGGGCGACAACGGGCCCCTGCGGGGGAAGAAGGGCCAGTCGTGGGAGGGGGGGATCCGTGTGCCGTCGGTCGTGTGGGCGCCCCAGCGGTTCGAGCCGCGCGTCATCGACCACCCGGTGTGGTACCTCGACGTGTTTCCGACCGTGATGGGGCTCGTGCCTGGCGCCTCGCCGCCGCTCCTTCCGCTCGACGGAGCCAACCAGGGGCCTCAACTCGCGGGCGAGCGGCCGACCGACACCCTCCTGGAGCGCCTGCTGTACTCGTACCGGCGCACGGGCAGCGACGGCTCGTGGCTCGGCGTCCAGAACGCCACCTGGAAGTACACGTCGCGCCGTACCTCCGAGAACGTCGCCCAGGGGTTCTTCCGCATCGACCTCGACCCCTCCGAGCAGAGCGACAGCCTCTCCACGTATCGGCCGATGGCCCAGGCGTTCCAGGAGGCCGGGCTCGCGTTCGCCGATCTGACCCTGCCCGGTGCGTCCAGCGACATCACGCTGGAGACGGAGCAGCCCGCGGACCTCTCGGACTGCCCCGGCATCCTCTCGGTGCCATCGCCTCCGGGAGCCTCTGACCTGGGGCTGAGGGTCGGGCCGAACCCGTTCTCGACCTCGGCGACGATCGAGGTGACGAGCAAGGAGACGCGCTTCGTGATCGTCGAGCTGATGGACGTCGTGGGCCGACGCGTGCGGACGCTCTACGAGGGCGCGGTCACGGCGAACGTGCCGCGCGGCGTCGCGCTCCGGCGCGGCGGACTGCCGAGCGGCACCTACTTCGTCCGCGTGACGGGCGGAGGCGGGTCGGCGCTGGCGCAGGTGACGCTGGCGCGGTAG
- a CDS encoding DUF2339 domain-containing protein, translating to MLRSLATVLAVCVVLWAAVTTSDEAVSVLAVAVGVLVLLRLGDQRRIERLEDRFDALVQRLREVRASAPMPSVHPSREGTEADDVPRPALPDVEAVPVVEPSSPTPRPAARTVDPSDDRPATRPAPRSLGQDRPVPRDRPALPGVSLDDLPPPLQRAWAFATGGNLVARISLLVLFVGLGLGIRYAVEEGFLSVEIRLAFAAVAGLVLIGVGWRLRDGTPGFGLTLQGGGVATLYLTIYAAYALYGLIPSLPAIVLMGAVAVACGGLAFLQNAPGLAVLGVTGGFAAPVLAGTAEGNHVLLLSYYALLNVGVLVSSWAKGWRSVAVVGFLSTFVTGTLWGGLSYRPEWYGSVQPFVVVSFAIYLALAVRFALRTATRETPERALAVDGALVFGLPAATFVLQAGLVEGVVPYGRAWSAAALAAVYLLGAGVLRQRSGVRLLADAFLAIGLAFATLALPLAFERVVFGAMWVLEGAGLVWVGARQRKGWMRLGGLVLQGAAAAVLFAEGVLRPSTTFSPESLTGWIVAVGLGLSAYVLRGLYASPDPARLGAEAEEGGERWAPAERAAGRGFLAFALFWWTTTAAVHVLDLAPERYEIAGLLGAAAASGALFLGLGRVLRWPALGVAAFGVVGAGWLLWMVSLIDDWEPVVAWRGVGWAALFAVAAVALRTYPHHRFRTSAFVGAVWLAVAVVAWGLADALSGLAGAWALGAAGAVIVAGLVLSIALPASWASARERGLSVGGLAVAVAVWMGLSWTHPGTATPLPTVPPLDPIGLPTIAGLLGLVAARRVSDARREALTVAVGALGFGALTAAVLRAAHAAGASAWDAEALFASSTVQAALAVVWTLLAVVLTVWAVRRESRGLWFFGVGVLGLVVVKLFLVDLSQAEALVRIGAFLVVGVLGLLIGYQAPLPPKREEAD from the coding sequence GTGCTCCGCTCCCTCGCCACCGTGCTCGCCGTCTGCGTCGTCCTCTGGGCGGCGGTGACGACCTCCGACGAGGCCGTGTCGGTGCTGGCGGTCGCGGTGGGCGTGCTCGTGCTGCTGCGCCTCGGCGACCAGCGGCGCATCGAGCGGCTGGAGGACCGCTTCGACGCGCTCGTGCAGCGTCTCCGCGAGGTGCGCGCGTCCGCCCCGATGCCGTCCGTCCATCCCTCCCGCGAGGGCACCGAGGCGGACGACGTGCCGCGTCCGGCTCTGCCGGATGTCGAGGCGGTCCCGGTCGTCGAGCCGTCCTCGCCGACCCCGCGCCCGGCGGCCCGCACCGTGGATCCGTCGGACGACCGGCCTGCGACGCGCCCCGCGCCTCGGTCGCTGGGGCAGGACCGGCCCGTCCCGCGCGACCGTCCGGCGCTGCCGGGGGTCTCCCTCGACGACCTGCCGCCGCCGCTCCAGCGGGCGTGGGCGTTCGCGACCGGCGGCAACCTGGTCGCGCGCATCAGCCTGCTGGTGCTGTTCGTCGGGCTGGGGCTGGGCATCCGGTACGCCGTCGAGGAAGGGTTTTTGTCGGTCGAGATCCGTCTCGCGTTCGCGGCCGTGGCGGGGCTGGTGCTGATCGGCGTCGGGTGGCGGCTGCGGGACGGCACGCCCGGCTTCGGGCTGACGCTCCAGGGCGGCGGCGTGGCGACGCTCTACCTGACCATCTACGCCGCGTACGCGCTCTACGGGCTGATCCCGTCGCTCCCCGCCATCGTGCTGATGGGCGCCGTCGCGGTGGCGTGCGGCGGGCTGGCGTTCCTCCAGAACGCGCCGGGGCTGGCCGTGCTCGGGGTGACGGGCGGCTTCGCGGCGCCGGTGCTCGCGGGGACCGCCGAGGGCAACCACGTGCTGCTGCTGAGCTACTACGCGCTCCTCAACGTCGGCGTGCTGGTGTCGTCGTGGGCGAAGGGGTGGCGGTCGGTGGCCGTCGTCGGCTTCCTGTCGACGTTTGTGACGGGGACGCTCTGGGGCGGGCTGAGCTACCGGCCCGAGTGGTACGGCAGCGTCCAGCCGTTCGTGGTGGTCAGCTTCGCGATCTACCTCGCGCTGGCGGTCCGCTTCGCGCTGCGGACGGCGACGCGGGAGACGCCCGAGCGGGCGCTCGCGGTCGACGGCGCGCTCGTGTTCGGCCTCCCGGCGGCGACGTTCGTGCTGCAGGCGGGGCTGGTGGAGGGCGTCGTGCCGTACGGGCGGGCGTGGAGCGCGGCGGCGCTGGCGGCGGTCTACCTGCTCGGGGCGGGCGTGCTCCGCCAGCGGTCCGGCGTGCGGCTCCTCGCGGACGCGTTCCTCGCCATCGGGCTGGCCTTCGCGACGCTGGCGCTCCCGCTGGCCTTCGAGCGCGTCGTGTTCGGGGCGATGTGGGTGCTGGAGGGCGCCGGGCTCGTCTGGGTCGGCGCGCGGCAGCGGAAGGGCTGGATGCGGCTGGGCGGGCTCGTGCTCCAGGGCGCCGCCGCGGCCGTCCTGTTCGCCGAGGGCGTCTTGCGGCCGTCCACCACGTTCAGCCCCGAGTCGCTGACGGGCTGGATCGTGGCCGTCGGGCTGGGCCTCTCGGCCTACGTCCTGCGCGGCCTCTACGCGTCTCCCGACCCCGCCCGCCTCGGGGCCGAGGCGGAGGAGGGCGGCGAACGGTGGGCGCCCGCCGAGCGCGCCGCAGGGCGCGGCTTCCTCGCCTTCGCGCTCTTCTGGTGGACCACCACGGCGGCGGTCCACGTGCTCGACCTCGCCCCGGAGCGGTATGAGATCGCCGGGCTGCTGGGCGCCGCGGCGGCCTCGGGCGCCCTCTTCCTCGGGCTGGGGCGCGTGCTGCGCTGGCCCGCGCTCGGCGTGGCGGCGTTCGGCGTCGTCGGCGCGGGGTGGCTCCTCTGGATGGTGTCGCTGATCGACGACTGGGAACCGGTCGTGGCGTGGCGCGGCGTGGGCTGGGCGGCGCTGTTCGCCGTCGCCGCGGTCGCCCTGCGGACGTACCCGCACCACCGGTTCCGCACGTCGGCGTTCGTAGGGGCCGTGTGGCTGGCCGTCGCCGTGGTCGCGTGGGGGCTGGCGGACGCGCTCTCGGGGCTCGCAGGAGCCTGGGCGCTCGGGGCCGCCGGCGCGGTGATTGTGGCGGGGCTGGTGCTGTCCATCGCCCTGCCCGCCTCGTGGGCGTCGGCGCGAGAGCGCGGCCTGAGCGTCGGCGGGCTCGCCGTGGCCGTGGCCGTCTGGATGGGCCTCTCGTGGACGCACCCCGGCACGGCGACCCCGCTGCCGACCGTCCCGCCGCTCGATCCCATCGGCCTGCCCACCATCGCGGGCCTGCTCGGGCTCGTCGCTGCCCGCCGCGTGTCGGACGCGAGGCGCGAGGCGCTGACCGTCGCCGTCGGCGCGCTCGGCTTCGGGGCGCTGACGGCCGCGGTCCTGCGCGCGGCTCACGCCGCCGGGGCCTCCGCGTGGGATGCCGAGGCCCTCTTCGCCTCGTCCACCGTCCAGGCCGCGCTGGCGGTCGTGTGGACGCTGCTGGCGGTCGTGCTGACGGTCTGGGCCGTGCGGCGCGAGAGCCGCGGGCTGTGGTTCTTCGGCGTCGGCGTGCTGGGGCTGGTGGTGGTGAAGCTGTTCCTGGTGGACCTGTCGCAGGCCGAGGCGCTCGTCCGCATCGGCGCGTTCCTGGTGGTGGGCGTGCTGGGGCTTCTCATCGGCTACCAAGCGCCGCTGCCGCCGAAGCGCGAGGAGGCCGACTAG
- a CDS encoding TonB-dependent receptor, translated as MARRLLLLALLASLAGSASAQTAALNGFVRDAQSGETLLQATVRVEGTARGAATNVSGFYTLGDLPPGEATITASYLGYQPVRRTVTLTAGETTRLDIDLAPEGVTTDEVVVEAEEPIEEERAPGTTTVSIDLVEALPTVFEADLFRSIQLLPGVKASSDFSSALYIRGGSPDQTLILLDGTTVYNPTHFFGFFSTFNTEAIKDVRLYKGAYPSTYGGRLGSVVDVYNRDGNRNETHGSLSLGLLASRVGVEGPIPGVPGSYSFNARRSTLEPLLAVLREQLDEDGIPESFYFYDLNGKVSVDLSPNDRISVASYAGRDQVVVPFGDDARFDLDYGNRTGSIAYNRVLSGTAFAQTRLTASRYFSYPTGEFGETGFERPNTITDYSVRSDVEWFPTGGVELKTGAWAGLLDLGLSSSFNGSTQTDYRNPSRYASGYVQGRLKPGNGWILTGGVRAEYFRSETDDLLDDDPSVPASYVRVSPQVQVEKTMGENLVLQAAAGRYHQFLSLITNEAFSGFDTWVTTGVGVPPQESDQLVLGVKTNLGPAYRLDVEVYGRTLRDLFDTRPEVQDVAGLDYQDLFRFGRGYAYGAEVLLERGLGRLTGLVSYTIGVTRRRYPAEQQFDVYFPPKYDRLHDLTLVANYDLGRGWKATAVGAYATGQAYTSPSGLYVIDGLPFEDPDLVVSQTNALNSARLEPYHRADLGFTKTGAWSWADYELQLQLVNVYNRRNLWFLNYDRGENPIGVTEVRQLPILPNVSISLAF; from the coding sequence ATGGCCCGCCGACTGCTTCTCCTCGCCCTCCTGGCGTCCCTCGCTGGCTCCGCCTCGGCGCAGACGGCGGCTCTCAATGGGTTCGTGCGCGATGCCCAGTCCGGCGAGACGCTGCTCCAGGCGACGGTCCGCGTGGAGGGCACCGCACGCGGCGCGGCCACCAACGTATCCGGCTTCTACACCCTCGGCGACCTGCCGCCCGGCGAGGCCACCATCACGGCCAGCTACCTCGGCTACCAGCCCGTCCGGCGGACGGTCACGCTGACGGCGGGCGAGACGACGCGCCTCGACATCGACCTGGCGCCCGAGGGCGTCACCACCGACGAGGTGGTCGTGGAGGCGGAGGAACCCATCGAGGAGGAGCGCGCGCCGGGTACGACCACGGTCTCCATCGACCTGGTGGAGGCGCTGCCGACCGTCTTCGAGGCCGACCTCTTCCGGTCCATCCAGTTGCTGCCGGGCGTCAAGGCGTCGAGCGACTTCTCGTCGGCCCTCTACATCCGCGGCGGCTCGCCGGACCAGACGCTCATCCTGCTCGACGGCACGACGGTCTACAACCCGACCCACTTCTTCGGCTTCTTCTCGACGTTCAACACCGAGGCCATCAAGGACGTGCGCCTCTACAAGGGCGCCTACCCGAGCACCTACGGCGGGCGGCTGGGGTCGGTGGTGGATGTCTACAACCGCGACGGCAACCGCAACGAAACGCACGGGTCGCTCAGCCTCGGGCTGCTGGCGAGCCGGGTCGGCGTGGAGGGGCCGATTCCGGGCGTGCCGGGCTCCTACTCGTTCAACGCGCGGCGGAGCACGCTGGAGCCGCTGCTGGCGGTCCTGCGCGAGCAGCTCGACGAGGACGGCATCCCGGAGAGCTTCTACTTCTACGACCTCAACGGCAAGGTCTCGGTGGACCTCTCGCCCAACGACCGCATCAGCGTCGCGTCGTACGCGGGCCGCGATCAGGTGGTGGTGCCCTTCGGCGACGATGCCCGCTTCGACCTCGACTACGGCAACCGGACCGGCTCGATCGCCTACAACCGCGTCCTCTCGGGGACGGCGTTCGCGCAGACACGCCTGACCGCGAGCCGCTACTTCAGCTACCCCACCGGCGAGTTCGGCGAGACGGGCTTCGAGCGGCCCAACACGATCACCGACTACTCGGTCCGCTCCGACGTGGAGTGGTTCCCGACGGGCGGCGTGGAGCTCAAGACGGGCGCCTGGGCCGGGCTCCTCGACCTCGGCTTGTCGAGTTCCTTCAACGGCTCCACGCAGACCGACTACCGCAACCCGTCGCGCTACGCCTCGGGCTACGTGCAGGGTCGCCTGAAGCCCGGCAACGGCTGGATCCTGACCGGCGGCGTCCGCGCGGAGTACTTCCGGAGCGAGACTGACGACCTCCTCGACGACGATCCGTCGGTGCCGGCGAGCTACGTGCGGGTCTCGCCGCAGGTGCAGGTCGAGAAGACGATGGGCGAGAACCTCGTGCTGCAGGCCGCGGCCGGGCGCTACCACCAGTTCCTGTCGCTCATCACCAACGAGGCCTTCTCGGGCTTCGACACCTGGGTGACGACGGGCGTGGGCGTGCCGCCGCAGGAGTCGGACCAGCTGGTGCTCGGCGTCAAGACGAACCTCGGCCCGGCCTACCGGCTCGACGTGGAGGTCTACGGCCGGACGCTACGCGACCTGTTCGACACGCGCCCCGAGGTGCAGGACGTGGCAGGGCTGGACTACCAGGACCTGTTCCGCTTCGGCCGCGGCTACGCCTACGGCGCCGAGGTCCTGCTGGAGCGCGGCCTCGGACGCCTGACGGGCCTGGTCAGCTACACCATCGGCGTGACGCGGCGGCGCTACCCGGCCGAGCAGCAGTTCGACGTGTACTTCCCGCCCAAGTACGACCGCCTCCACGACCTGACGCTGGTCGCCAACTACGACCTGGGCCGCGGCTGGAAGGCGACCGCCGTCGGCGCCTACGCGACCGGGCAGGCCTACACCTCGCCGTCGGGCCTCTACGTCATCGACGGGTTGCCGTTCGAGGACCCGGACCTGGTGGTCTCGCAGACGAACGCGCTCAACAGCGCGCGCCTGGAGCCCTACCACCGCGCCGACCTCGGCTTCACCAAGACCGGCGCCTGGTCCTGGGCGGACTACGAGTTGCAGCTCCAGCTCGTCAACGTCTACAACCGCCGCAACCTGTGGTTTTTGAACTACGACCGCGGCGAGAACCCCATCGGGGTGACCGAGGTGCGTCAGCTCCCGATCCTCCCCAACGTGTCCATCTCGCTGGCGTTTTGA
- a CDS encoding M28 family peptidase has protein sequence MRAASLLLALLVTASAARAQAPSPAEPYAAAAARIVQAALADSAGYDRVAYLADTFGPRLSGSDALEASIDWILDAMRADGLENVRGQPARVPTWVRGAESATLVTPSGGVDLPMLGLGGSVGGTVEAEVLVVGSFEELTNRADEAQGRIVLFDVPFTTYGATVAYRVGGAAAAAEVGAVASLVRSVGPTGLSTPHTGTMRYGEGLPEIPHAAVTIEAAEILRRIQDRGDRPVVRLEMAAQTLEDRLSRNVIGELRGREMPDEVVIAGGHIDSWDVGQGVHDDLAGCVVTWEAVRLLNRLGLRPRRTVQVALWTNEENGLRGATTFRDSLGTDVSHIQLALESDSGVFEPVGFGYGGSAEGQAMLAARVDPLIAGVVAHDAEAGPPGVTLGGGGADIGPMMRDGVPGLSLRTDNGDYFVYHHTPADTLDKLDANHVQRAVAMTAILLYVAAEMPERLPHGE, from the coding sequence ATGCGCGCCGCCTCCCTTCTCCTCGCCCTCCTCGTCACCGCAAGCGCTGCCCGGGCCCAGGCGCCGTCTCCCGCCGAGCCGTACGCCGCCGCCGCCGCGCGCATCGTCCAGGCCGCCCTGGCCGACAGCGCCGGCTACGACCGCGTCGCCTATCTCGCCGACACGTTCGGCCCGCGCCTGAGCGGCTCCGACGCGCTGGAGGCCTCCATCGACTGGATCCTCGACGCCATGCGAGCCGACGGCCTGGAGAACGTCCGCGGCCAGCCCGCGAGGGTGCCCACCTGGGTGCGCGGCGCCGAGTCGGCCACGCTGGTGACGCCCTCCGGCGGCGTAGACCTCCCCATGCTCGGCTTGGGCGGGAGCGTCGGCGGGACCGTCGAGGCGGAGGTGCTGGTCGTCGGCTCGTTCGAGGAGCTGACCAACCGCGCCGACGAGGCGCAGGGCCGCATCGTGCTGTTCGACGTGCCGTTCACGACCTACGGCGCGACGGTCGCCTACCGCGTCGGGGGCGCCGCCGCGGCCGCCGAGGTCGGGGCCGTCGCCAGCCTGGTCCGCTCGGTCGGGCCGACGGGCCTGAGCACGCCCCACACGGGCACGATGCGCTATGGCGAGGGCCTCCCCGAGATCCCGCATGCCGCCGTCACCATCGAGGCGGCCGAGATCCTGCGCCGCATCCAGGACCGCGGCGACCGGCCGGTGGTCCGCCTGGAGATGGCCGCCCAGACCCTGGAGGACCGCCTCTCGCGCAACGTGATCGGTGAGCTGCGCGGGCGCGAGATGCCCGACGAGGTGGTGATCGCGGGCGGCCACATCGACTCGTGGGACGTGGGCCAGGGGGTCCACGACGACCTGGCCGGGTGCGTCGTCACCTGGGAGGCCGTGCGGCTGCTGAACCGCCTCGGCCTCCGCCCGCGGCGGACGGTCCAGGTGGCCCTCTGGACCAACGAGGAGAACGGCCTCCGCGGCGCCACCACCTTCCGCGACTCCCTCGGGACGGACGTGTCGCACATCCAGCTCGCACTGGAGAGCGACAGCGGCGTCTTCGAGCCGGTCGGCTTCGGCTACGGCGGCTCGGCCGAGGGACAGGCGATGCTCGCGGCACGCGTCGACCCGCTCATCGCCGGGGTGGTCGCCCACGACGCCGAGGCGGGGCCGCCCGGCGTCACGCTCGGCGGCGGCGGGGCCGACATCGGGCCGATGATGCGCGACGGCGTGCCCGGCCTCAGCCTCCGCACCGACAACGGCGACTACTTCGTCTACCACCACACGCCCGCCGACACGCTCGACAAGCTGGACGCGAACCACGTCCAGCGGGCCGTCGCCATGACGGCCATCCTGCTCTACGTGGCCGCGGAGATGCCCGAGCGGCTGCCCCACGGCGAGTAG
- a CDS encoding outer membrane beta-barrel protein — MSRAPLLLALLLALAPSASAQSSAVTGTVLDAADGQPLPGATVFLVSAAPDSARAGAAAGLDGSFQIAAEAGAYRLRVSFVGYQTLDRDVTVGRGTLALGTLALQPDNEALGEVEVAATRQRVEVRGDTTAFNADAFAVNPDASAQDLLTKLPGVTVEDGTVTAQGETVQRVLVDGREFFGTDVQGALNSLPAEMIQEIQVFDRASEASRFSGFDDGDAEKTINIVTRPGMQNGQFGRAYAGAGPEGEYLAGGNVSLLNGDRRITIVGLSNNVDQQNFATEDLLGVVGSSTGRRGGRGGGGGGRRGGGSSDVSSLLVPDQDGLSTTNALGVNYSDVLLGGDLRLTGSYVFNTTDTDLDAALTREYTSGGTVSQRYTEADQADGTNANHQLSLRAQYDVTERTQLVVQPRLTVQSNASTGTLLGLTALPSGDALAQSLTTTDSDASALSGQTSVRLQHRFETRGRTLSFGIDGGVEDQTGESRQAYTLDSFSDGIAADAADQLFDTDAVTRSLGASVRYTEPIGENGQLQVSYRPQVSRSTSDQRAFLADDAGAYTVPDAAYTSLFSQQSVIQRGGVSYRYGGRGRDALSAQLGVDLQHERLQGEQTAATAFEVDRTFWSVLPSARLRVPLAEGQRLDLDYRARTQTPSATQLQNVVDNTNPLRLTSGNPDLDPATTHSVRARFNGTDAEGGSVLAGFLSASYGVNAIGTSTTTATVDTPLPSGVVLPAGSQLITPVNVDGAWNTRALVSYGRPVPFLGSNANASLGTSFTRTPGLVDGVDNTSDQLGVDGRVFLGSALSPRFDLSLEYGARYTAVTNSAAPTLDDTYVRHLAGAKLTWLPWHGLVVSGDLSALHYAGLDASVDPTQVLLGGRVGYKFLPGDLAEVSLSVFDLLDQQRDVERTVTEAYIEDAQATALGRYVLLNLSYKLRAFGG; from the coding sequence ATGTCACGCGCCCCTCTCCTCCTCGCCCTGCTCCTGGCCCTGGCCCCGTCCGCCTCGGCCCAGTCGTCGGCCGTGACCGGCACCGTGCTCGACGCCGCCGACGGGCAGCCGCTCCCCGGCGCCACGGTGTTCCTGGTGAGCGCGGCGCCCGACAGCGCCCGCGCGGGAGCCGCGGCGGGCCTCGACGGGTCGTTCCAGATCGCAGCCGAGGCGGGCGCCTACCGCCTCCGCGTCTCGTTCGTCGGCTACCAGACGCTCGACCGCGACGTGACGGTCGGCCGGGGGACGCTGGCGCTGGGGACGCTCGCGCTCCAGCCGGACAACGAGGCGCTCGGCGAGGTCGAGGTGGCCGCCACCCGCCAGCGCGTCGAGGTCCGCGGCGACACGACGGCCTTCAACGCCGACGCGTTCGCCGTCAACCCGGACGCCAGCGCGCAGGACCTGCTCACGAAGCTGCCCGGCGTCACCGTCGAGGACGGCACCGTCACGGCCCAGGGCGAGACCGTCCAGCGCGTGCTCGTCGACGGCCGCGAGTTCTTCGGGACCGACGTGCAGGGCGCGCTCAACAGCCTCCCCGCCGAGATGATCCAGGAGATCCAGGTGTTCGACCGCGCCAGCGAAGCGTCGCGCTTCTCGGGCTTCGACGACGGCGACGCGGAGAAGACGATCAACATCGTCACGCGACCGGGCATGCAGAACGGGCAGTTCGGGCGGGCCTACGCCGGGGCGGGCCCCGAGGGCGAGTACCTCGCGGGTGGCAACGTCAGCCTGCTCAACGGCGACCGCCGGATCACCATCGTGGGGCTGTCCAACAACGTCGACCAGCAGAACTTCGCGACTGAGGACCTGCTCGGCGTCGTCGGCAGCAGCACGGGTCGCCGCGGAGGGCGCGGCGGCGGTGGCGGCGGACGGCGCGGCGGCGGCAGCTCCGACGTGAGCTCGCTGCTCGTCCCCGACCAGGACGGCCTCTCCACGACCAACGCCCTCGGCGTCAACTACTCGGACGTGCTCCTGGGCGGCGACCTCCGCCTGACCGGCAGCTACGTCTTCAACACCACCGACACCGACCTCGACGCGGCGCTCACGCGCGAGTACACGTCCGGCGGCACGGTCTCCCAGCGCTACACCGAGGCGGACCAGGCCGACGGCACCAACGCGAACCACCAGCTCTCGCTCCGGGCCCAGTACGACGTCACGGAGCGGACGCAGCTCGTCGTCCAGCCCCGGCTGACGGTCCAGAGCAACGCCTCCACCGGTACGCTCCTCGGGCTCACCGCCCTCCCGTCCGGCGACGCCCTCGCCCAGAGCCTGACGACGACCGACTCGGACGCGTCGGCGCTCTCGGGCCAGACGAGCGTCCGCCTCCAGCACCGCTTCGAGACGCGGGGCCGGACGCTCTCGTTCGGCATCGACGGCGGGGTGGAGGACCAGACGGGCGAGAGCCGGCAGGCCTACACGCTCGACTCGTTCTCGGACGGCATCGCGGCCGACGCGGCCGACCAGCTCTTCGACACCGACGCCGTCACGCGGTCGCTCGGCGCGTCGGTCCGCTACACCGAGCCGATCGGCGAGAACGGGCAGCTCCAGGTCAGCTACCGTCCGCAGGTGTCGCGGAGCACGTCCGACCAGCGCGCCTTCCTGGCCGACGACGCGGGCGCCTACACGGTCCCGGACGCAGCCTACACGAGCCTGTTCAGCCAGCAGTCCGTGATCCAACGGGGCGGCGTCTCCTACCGGTACGGCGGGCGGGGCCGCGACGCGCTCTCGGCGCAACTCGGCGTCGACCTCCAGCACGAGAGGCTCCAGGGCGAGCAGACCGCCGCGACGGCTTTCGAGGTCGACCGGACGTTCTGGTCGGTCCTCCCCTCGGCCCGCCTACGAGTCCCGCTCGCCGAGGGCCAGCGGCTCGACCTCGACTACCGCGCGCGGACGCAGACGCCGTCGGCGACGCAGCTTCAGAACGTGGTCGACAACACGAACCCGCTCCGGCTCACGTCCGGCAACCCCGACCTCGACCCGGCCACGACCCACTCGGTCCGCGCCCGCTTCAACGGGACGGACGCCGAGGGCGGCTCGGTGCTGGCGGGCTTCCTGAGTGCCTCGTACGGCGTCAACGCCATCGGCACGTCCACCACGACGGCGACCGTCGACACGCCGCTGCCGTCGGGCGTCGTGCTCCCGGCCGGGTCGCAGCTGATCACGCCCGTCAACGTGGACGGCGCGTGGAACACGCGGGCGCTCGTGTCCTACGGCCGGCCGGTGCCGTTCTTGGGCAGCAACGCCAACGCCTCGCTCGGGACCAGCTTCACGCGGACGCCCGGCCTGGTCGACGGCGTCGACAACACGTCCGACCAGCTCGGCGTCGACGGGCGCGTCTTCCTGGGCAGCGCGCTCAGCCCGCGCTTCGACCTGTCGCTGGAGTACGGCGCCCGCTACACGGCCGTCACCAACTCGGCCGCGCCGACGCTGGACGACACCTACGTGCGCCACCTCGCGGGCGCCAAGCTGACCTGGCTGCCCTGGCACGGGCTCGTGGTGAGCGGCGACCTGAGCGCGCTCCACTACGCCGGCCTCGACGCCAGCGTGGACCCGACCCAGGTGCTGCTCGGCGGGCGCGTCGGCTACAAGTTCCTGCCGGGCGATCTCGCGGAGGTCAGCCTGAGCGTCTTCGACCTGCTCGACCAGCAGCGCGACGTGGAGCGGACGGTGACCGAGGCGTACATCGAGGACGCCCAGGCGACGGCCCTCGGCCGGTACGTGCTGCTCAACCTCTCCTACAAGCTCCGCGCCTTCGGCGGCTGA